The following are from one region of the Paenibacillus protaetiae genome:
- a CDS encoding ComF family protein — MCNRSAVGYDERMRSWLALYKYRGNEQLEPLFVDMLMMPLRMMARQLREELDKRHGTKPDSWNNKLLGRRRQLPWDAIAYVPVSDERAEERGFNQAERFAGGIAGRTGLPVVDLLVRTRHSGKQSFKTRGERIANTKQLFALAPGAIEALRNLRKPPGPEQLLSPVRLLLIDDIYTTGSTVEACSAAIRLHTPFPVAIYSLTWARS, encoded by the coding sequence GTGTGCAATCGCAGCGCAGTCGGGTATGACGAACGGATGCGGAGCTGGCTTGCTTTATACAAATACAGAGGAAATGAGCAGCTTGAACCGCTTTTTGTCGATATGCTGATGATGCCGCTGCGTATGATGGCCCGGCAGCTGCGGGAAGAGCTGGATAAGCGGCACGGGACGAAGCCTGATTCATGGAACAACAAGCTGCTCGGCCGCCGCCGGCAGCTGCCTTGGGATGCGATTGCCTATGTGCCGGTCAGCGATGAGCGCGCCGAGGAAAGAGGTTTTAATCAGGCGGAACGCTTTGCCGGCGGCATTGCCGGCCGTACGGGGCTGCCGGTTGTCGATTTGCTCGTCCGGACGCGGCACAGCGGCAAGCAAAGCTTTAAAACAAGGGGAGAGCGGATCGCCAACACAAAGCAGCTTTTTGCGCTGGCCCCGGGGGCGATTGAGGCGCTAAGGAATCTGCGGAAGCCGCCCGGGCCGGAACAGCTGCTGAGCCCTGTCCGCCTGCTGCTTATTGACGATATTTACACGACCGGCAGCACTGTAGAGGCTTGCTCCGCTGCCATCCGGCTGCATACACCGTTTCCGGTTGCCATTTATTCGCTTACTTGGGCCCGTTCCTAA
- a CDS encoding TIGR03826 family flagellar region protein, with amino-acid sequence MNLENCPRCGRLFAKNFRDVCPNCIREIDKQYETCANYLRENRGATIVELSEAVDVSIRQITKFIREGRISLMNAPNLSYPCEVCGTLIRESHICDNCRKRLEKDINSLHKQQSEAGRSHQESIHAYRIKEDK; translated from the coding sequence ATGAATTTGGAAAATTGCCCTCGATGCGGCCGGCTTTTTGCCAAAAACTTTAGAGATGTCTGTCCGAATTGCATTCGGGAGATTGATAAGCAATACGAGACTTGCGCCAATTATTTAAGAGAGAACCGCGGAGCTACTATTGTAGAACTGTCCGAGGCGGTTGACGTCTCCATCCGGCAAATTACAAAATTTATTCGGGAAGGCCGGATTTCTTTGATGAACGCGCCTAACCTTTCTTATCCGTGCGAAGTGTGCGGAACGCTTATCCGCGAAAGCCACATTTGCGACAATTGCCGTAAAAGGCTGGAAAAAGATATTAACAGCTTGCATAAGCAGCAGTCTGAGGCCGGACGCAGCCACCAGGAGTCTATTCACGCCTATCGGATTAAAGAAGATAAGTAG
- the flgM gene encoding flagellar biosynthesis anti-sigma factor FlgM, which translates to MRLKINETQRISAINRYQKQNEARTAESGRKKQTDKVQISTEAKEMLLTSQMNGAERASRVAELKKEVSTGTYQVDAGAIAEKLLPYLKRP; encoded by the coding sequence ATGAGGTTGAAAATTAATGAAACGCAGCGCATAAGCGCAATAAATCGCTACCAGAAGCAAAATGAGGCTCGAACGGCAGAGAGCGGCCGCAAAAAGCAGACGGATAAAGTACAGATTTCGACGGAAGCCAAGGAGATGCTTTTGACCAGCCAAATGAACGGCGCAGAACGGGCTTCGCGAGTAGCGGAGCTGAAAAAAGAAGTGTCGACGGGGACCTACCAGGTGGATGCCGGCGCCATTGCAGAAAAGCTGCTCCCGTACTTGAAGCGGCCATAA
- a CDS encoding flagellar protein FlgN has product MTTPVSEIIDILKQQADLYDTMLGLEKEKTPAIIRNDMNELNAITAKERKWTIEAQRLEQERLRLTAGIVVQNGLSRVRAGVLSNLIKVVTDAKEKQELTELHHRLRETLQELKLVNENNKQMMEMSLDFIRFSLDLLVEDPNENVVYQHPLNRTAPGPGMGIFNKRY; this is encoded by the coding sequence TTGACGACACCGGTAAGCGAGATTATCGACATTTTAAAGCAGCAGGCCGATTTATACGATACGATGCTTGGTTTGGAAAAGGAGAAGACGCCTGCCATTATTCGCAATGACATGAATGAGCTGAATGCGATTACCGCCAAAGAACGGAAATGGACGATAGAAGCCCAGCGTCTGGAGCAGGAACGGCTCCGGCTTACCGCAGGGATTGTCGTTCAGAACGGCTTATCGCGCGTTCGTGCGGGCGTGCTCTCCAACCTGATCAAGGTTGTAACGGATGCCAAAGAAAAGCAGGAGCTGACGGAGCTTCATCACCGTTTGCGGGAGACTCTTCAGGAGCTGAAGCTGGTGAACGAGAATAATAAGCAGATGATGGAGATGTCGCTTGATTTTATCCGTTTTTCGCTGGATTTGCTTGTCGAGGATCCTAACGAAAACGTCGTTTATCAGCATCCGCTGAATCGTACGGCACCAGGGCCCGGCATGGGAATATTCAATAAGCGCTATTAA
- the flgK gene encoding flagellar hook-associated protein FlgK, protein MTSTFHGIETSKRSLTTQLAAINTTGHNIANAKTEGYSRQRVNMTEAISYDAYGMNRTTMAGQLGEGVEAASITRIRENYLDKQYRDQNTLNGSWTVQANNLSQLEDIIGEPSDKGLSSQIQNFFKSWSDLAANPESASNRTIVAEYAQTLAQTFNQMSSQITTLQSSVTDQIQTAASDINSMAQSIATLNTQIKKLETNGNDANDLRDQRDLLVDQLARQGNITVADTSDGYEIDFAGSNLVTGDKVSEVTADSLGSAFAKGDLSGGEVQGLFVSRDVNLQGFLNDLDNLANTLANGDVEVTLPAGSTYQGATLAADTKVTVKGINGLHQLGFTFDNPAQPGAAIFTSSAPNGVITAASIQLNTVIKNDPSKIATSLSAAADPVTGDLTAMKGNNGLALLVADLSDGKFAFGGTTPVTIGDYYGSSVSGVGVKSKDAQRQMATTDSMLASVDATRQGVSGVSLDEEAGNLIVFQQAYSAASRFMTTLDQMLDKLINGTGVVGL, encoded by the coding sequence GTGACATCCACATTCCATGGCATTGAAACATCGAAACGAAGCTTGACGACGCAGCTCGCTGCTATTAATACAACCGGCCATAACATTGCCAATGCCAAAACAGAAGGGTATTCCAGGCAGCGGGTCAACATGACGGAAGCGATCTCTTATGATGCATACGGCATGAACCGCACAACGATGGCCGGACAGCTCGGCGAAGGGGTTGAGGCGGCCTCCATTACCCGGATCCGTGAAAACTATTTGGACAAGCAATACCGTGACCAAAATACGCTGAACGGCTCCTGGACGGTACAAGCGAACAATTTGAGCCAATTGGAAGATATTATCGGCGAACCGTCCGATAAAGGGCTAAGCTCGCAAATTCAAAACTTTTTCAAATCATGGTCCGACTTGGCGGCCAATCCGGAAAGCGCAAGCAACCGGACCATTGTGGCGGAATATGCGCAGACGCTGGCGCAGACGTTTAACCAGATGAGCAGCCAGATCACAACTTTGCAAAGCAGCGTAACCGATCAGATTCAGACGGCTGCTTCGGACATCAACTCCATGGCGCAGTCCATCGCTACCTTAAATACACAAATCAAAAAACTCGAAACGAACGGCAATGACGCGAATGATTTGCGTGACCAGCGCGATCTGCTTGTAGATCAGCTGGCCCGCCAGGGCAATATTACGGTGGCCGATACGTCGGACGGCTATGAAATTGATTTTGCCGGTTCCAATCTTGTAACAGGCGATAAAGTATCCGAAGTGACGGCTGACAGCTTGGGAAGCGCATTTGCGAAAGGCGACTTGTCCGGCGGAGAAGTCCAAGGCTTGTTCGTATCCCGCGACGTCAATCTGCAAGGGTTTTTGAACGACCTGGACAACCTTGCGAATACGCTGGCCAACGGCGATGTTGAGGTTACGCTGCCTGCCGGCTCTACCTATCAAGGGGCTACGCTTGCTGCAGATACTAAAGTGACGGTAAAAGGCATCAACGGCCTTCACCAGCTCGGCTTTACTTTCGATAATCCGGCGCAGCCGGGAGCAGCTATATTTACCTCGAGCGCGCCAAACGGGGTCATTACAGCGGCTTCCATCCAGCTGAATACGGTGATCAAAAACGATCCGTCCAAAATTGCCACCTCGCTCAGCGCAGCAGCCGATCCCGTAACCGGCGATTTGACGGCGATGAAAGGAAACAATGGCCTAGCGCTTCTCGTGGCCGATTTGAGCGACGGCAAATTTGCTTTTGGCGGCACGACTCCAGTCACGATTGGCGATTATTACGGATCTTCCGTAAGCGGAGTGGGTGTTAAGAGTAAAGATGCGCAGCGCCAAATGGCAACGACCGATTCCATGCTGGCTTCCGTAGACGCGACCCGCCAGGGCGTAAGCGGCGTATCGCTGGATGAGGAAGCGGGCAATCTGATCGTGTTCCAGCAGGCGTATAGCGCGGCTTCGCGTTTCATGACGACGCTTGATCAAATGCTTGATAAGCTGATCAACGGAACGGGCGTTGTTGGCCTGTAA
- the flgL gene encoding flagellar hook-associated protein FlgL gives MAIRMTNGIMQTQLMSNLNKNMNRLSNLQNQSSSGVRLTKPSDDPSGVAYALRYRSDLSYNDQYQTNTNSALSWMDMTDSTLGEAGDIVKRIKELAVQGSNGTNDATALGAIQKEMDQLKNQLIDIGNSKLNGKYIFNGENFTNKPYDTSDPSFNASAVTTNASEVKYTISSGVTIPVNISGNDLFGPAGASDNLFSIIDNITAALGSNKPEDVSSQLTNIDSAAERISNARSLNGARTNRIELMQSRLKNLELNLNSMQSDVEDADMEQVLIDATTAQTVYEASLSVGSKILSTSLIDFIR, from the coding sequence ATGGCAATTCGTATGACCAATGGCATCATGCAAACGCAGCTGATGAGCAATTTGAATAAAAACATGAATCGTTTAAGCAATTTGCAAAACCAGTCGTCTTCGGGCGTCCGGCTGACAAAACCTTCGGATGATCCGTCCGGGGTTGCTTATGCGCTTCGTTACCGCTCGGATTTGTCTTATAACGACCAGTATCAGACGAACACGAATAGTGCGCTGTCGTGGATGGACATGACCGATTCCACGCTGGGGGAAGCGGGAGATATCGTGAAGCGGATTAAAGAGCTGGCTGTTCAAGGCTCGAACGGCACTAACGATGCAACGGCTCTTGGCGCCATTCAAAAAGAAATGGACCAGCTGAAAAACCAGCTTATTGATATCGGCAACTCCAAGCTGAACGGCAAATATATTTTTAACGGCGAAAATTTCACAAATAAACCGTACGATACGTCAGATCCTTCCTTTAACGCGTCCGCAGTGACGACAAATGCGTCGGAAGTCAAATATACGATCAGCTCGGGCGTTACGATCCCGGTCAATATTTCGGGCAACGATTTATTTGGCCCTGCAGGAGCATCGGATAATCTGTTCTCCATTATTGATAACATTACCGCCGCGCTCGGGAGCAATAAGCCGGAGGATGTATCCAGCCAGCTGACCAATATTGATAGCGCTGCTGAACGCATCTCCAACGCCCGTTCATTAAACGGCGCCAGAACGAACCGGATCGAATTGATGCAATCCAGGCTGAAAAACCTGGAGCTGAACTTGAACAGCATGCAATCCGATGTGGAAGACGCGGACATGGAGCAGGTGCTGATTGACGCCACGACGGCTCAAACGGTGTATGAAGCCTCTCTATCGGTCGGCTCCAAAATTTTATCCACCAGTTTGATTGACTTTATCCGCTAA